TGGTCGGGCGACAACGAGACCGCCTGGAAGACGCTGCGCTACAATCTAACTCAGGGGCTCAACATGAGCCTGTCGGGCCTATTCAGCATCGGCCACGATGTCGGCGGCTTCCACGGCCCGACGCCCGGCCCCGAGCTCTTCGTGCGCTTCAACGAGTTCTGCTCCTTATGGCCGCGCATGGTCATGAACTCCTGGAACGATGACGGCGTCGTCAACCTGCCCTGGATGTACCCGGAGATGGTGCCGCAGGTGCGCGAGGCCATCTCGCTGCGCTATCGGCTGATGCCCTATCTCTACACGCTGATGTGGCGGGCGAGCCGCGATGGCACGCCGGCGATCCGCCCGCTGCTCTGGGACTTCCCGCAGGATGCGACGGCCGTGAAGACCGACGATGCCTTCATGCTCGGCCCGGATGTGCTGGTCGCGCCGGTGCTGGAGGAAGGCGCCCGCGAGCGCAGCGTCTACCTGCCGGTCCATGATGGCGGCTGGTACGACTGGCATACCGGCAAGCATTTCGCGGGCGGCGCGGTCGTGACGGTCGCGGCCCCGCTCGGCCGCCTGCCGGTCTTCGCCCGGGCCGGGGCCCTGATCCCGCTCGGCAATCCCGAGGGCATCGACGATCTCCGCGAGATCCTCGTCTGCGGTGTCGTCGAGGGCGCCAGCGGCGAACTCTACGAGGATGACGGCGAGACCAGTGACTGGCGTGGGGCCGGCGGGGCCGTGCTCCGCTTCAGCGTGCGCGATGGCGAGATCGAGACCCATCAGCAGGGCGAGACCGAGCCCCGGTTCGACCGCATCGCGATCCGGCATATCGCGACTGACGGGACCAAGCCCGGCGCCTGAGCCAGTTGGGGTGTAGGGTCGGTTGGCTTGCGCCGGCCGGCCTCAATCGCTGCGGCGCGCAGCGCGCGCCACAGCGGCCGCGACCCGCTCATGCCCATCAGCCAAAATCGCCGTGGCCAGCCGGACATGCTCGGTCGGCCGCAGCGAGCATTTGCTGCCCGGCAGGACGGCGATGCCATGGGCAGCCAGAGTCACCAGCGCGTATTGCTCGGATTCGACGGGGATCCAGATGCAGAGCCCATCGGTCTCCGGCATGGCGACGCCATGCTCCGCCAGGCCGGCCAGCAATGTCCGCCGACGCTCGGCATAGATCGCGCGGGCTTTGGCGACGTGTTGCGCCGTCGCCGCATCCTCGATCAGCCAGGCGGTCGCGGCCTGCAGCAGCCGGCTCGTCCAGCCCGACGAGAAGCTGCGATAGGACTGGATCTGCCGGATGATGTTGGTTGGCGCCGACAGCACGGCGATCCTGAGATCGGGCCCGAGCGACTTCGAGAACGAGCGGATATGGACGACCCGCTCCGGCATGGTCGTTCCCAAGCTGATCGGCGGGCGAACCGAAACATCGCCGACGCCATCATCCTCGATCACCAGGGTTTCGCTGCCGGCCAGCACCGCGGCCAGTTCCTGCAGGCGCCCGGCGCTGACATGCCGGCCGGTCACGGAATGCGTGCGCGGCTGGAAGATGAAGGCGGCAGGACGCCGCGCCAGCGCCGCGGCCAGCTGATCGGGCAGGGGGCCTTCCGCATCGCAGCCGATCGGCAGGATTTCCGCGCCGAGATCCTCGATGATGTCGAGGAGCCGCATCGCGGTGGGGTCTTCGATCGCCACGCAAGCCCCCGGCAGCACGGTCGCATGGAGAACCGAGTAGACCGCGTTGTAGCCGCCATTGGTGGCGAGGAAGGCGTCGGGGGCATAGGGCCATTGCGGCAGGACCGCGCCCCGCAGCGCGGGCAGGATCGGCGTGCGCTCGTAGCTGTTCAGGTTCTCGGCCCCGGCCGCATGCGCCAGCGCCTCGCGCAGCGGCGGCAGCAGGCCGGCATCGGGAATGGCGAATGAGAGGTCGAGCACATCAGGCGCGAAATGCGCGACGCTGCCCATGCGGGAAGGGCGCGGAGTGGCACTGTCGCCGCTGACCCAGGCACCGCCGCGGCCACGGCCCGAGACGATCTTCTGCCGCTTCAGCTCGCTCCAGGCCTCGGAGATCGTGCCGGGGCTGACGCCGAGCCGGAAGGCAAGGTCACGCACGGTCGGCAGCCGCAGGCCCACGGGCAGGGCGCCCGAGCGGATCAGGCCGCTGACCTCCAGCGCGAGCCCGCGTGCTGTGCGTTGCGCCAGGCGGCTTGCCAACCAGGTTGCGTCGGTTTCGCTGTTCATCAGATTCAGAAAAGAATGTTCAGGAACGTAATATCGATTGATCAGGTAAAGTGAACATTTAATCTCGCCATATTCAAGGCTTGGAACGAGGTGTGTGTTGAAACCTGTTATCCGGCTGGCCCTGCGCGACTGGGACTTCATCACGCCGCTGTTGCTTGGCGATCTCGTCCCCGAAAAATTCGAACTGAAGATCGAGCGGCTGGCAGCCCTGCCGGACGATTTCGCCAGCGATCCGCGCTTCGATGCCTCGGAAATCTCGTTCAGCCGCTACACCACGGGCAAGGCACGCGGCGAGACCGGCGTCTTCGGCATTCCGAACTTCATCATGCGCGGTTTCCGGCATCGCTGCGTGGTCACCACGGCGGCGAGCCCGCTGAAGCGTTTCGAGGATTTGCGCGGCAAACGCATCGGCATCGCCGGCTGGCAGGATTCCGGCAACACCTGGACGCGGGCCGCCTTGGCCGAATCCGGCGTCGGCATCGAGGACGCCTTCTGGGCGGTCAGCCGCCTTGGCGCGGACCACCCGATCACCGACCGTGTCGGGCGCTATGCGCGGCCCGGCCGGATCGAGCCGCTGCCGGGCCAGCCGCCCCTGCTCGACTTGCTCACGGCAGGCGAGATCGACGCCGTCCTGATGCCGTTCATGCCCAAGGGCTTCTTCTCGCCCGGCTCGCCGTTCCGCGCGCTGCTGCCTGATATCCGCGCGGCTGAGAAGGGGTATTTCGACAAGGTCGGTTACGTGCCGGGCATGCACATCATCGGGCTCAAGCCCGAGATCGTAGCGCGCGATCCCTGGCTGCCGCAGGCGCTCAGCGATCTGCTCGACGAGAGCCAGCGTGTCTGGTTGGAGAAGCGCCGCCGTTACGCCGACACCACGCCCTGGCTGATCGACGAACTGGTGCGCAGCGGACATGATCTCCCGGCGGATTGGAACGCTAGCGGTCTCGGCCCGAACCGGGTGATGATTGCCGCGTTTCTCGATCAGCTGCGGATCCAGGAGCTCGCGGAGACCGATCTGACGCCGGAGACGCTGTTCCCAGCCGCCGGTGAATTGGCGGAGCCTGCGCGCGTCGCCTGAGCGGCGCCATCTGATCAAAGACATAACGACGAAGGGGAATGTCGCCATGAAGACGATCGTGAAATTGGCCGGTGCCGTCGCGCTCTCAGTAGCGCTCATGCAGGGGGCGGCCCAGGCGCAGGACCAATCCATTCAGATCCCGAAGCAGAAGGTCGACGAGAGCCTGCGCGCCAAGCTGCCGGAAACCATCCGCAGCGCTGGCAAGATGATCTCGGTCAACAACGGCTCCTTCCCGCCCTACGAGATCGTCACGGACACCAACAAGATGATCGGCGCCAGCGCCGATCTGGCCGATGCGCTGGGCGAGCTGTTCGGCGTCAAGATCGAGCATGCGACGGTCAACGGCCTCGCCTCGGCGCTGAGCGGCATCGCGGCCGGGCGCTTCCAGTTCGCGATGGGGCCGATCGGCGATTTCAAGACGCGCCAGGAGGCGAACGACTTCGTCGACTACGTCCGCGAATTCGTGATCTTCGCGGTGCAGAAGGGCAATCCGAAGGGCATCACCAGCCTCGAGGATAGCTGCGGCAAGAAGATCGCGGTGATGTCCGCCGGTTCGGCCGAGAAGGTCATCAAGGCGCAGGCCGAGAAATGCGCGGCCGAGGGCAAGCCGGCGCTCGAGGTGATGTCCTTCACCGACCAGCCGACATCGATCCTGTCCGTGCGCTCGCGCCGGTCCGACGCGTTCTTCTCGTCGCAGGCGCCGCTCAGCTATTTCGTCCAGCAGGCGAAGGGCGATCTCGAACTCGCCGCGATCGGCAAGGCGAACGGCTTCCAGGACCTGTTCCAGGGCGCCGTTGTGCCCAAGGGCTCGCCGCTCGGTGCCGCCCTGCTCGACGGCATCAAGGCGCTGAAGGCGAACGGCACCTATGCCGCGATCTTCAAGAAATGGGGGCTCGAGAACAACATGATCGACGAGCCCGGCATCAACCGGTCGACGAACTGAGCGGCGGCCGAACGATGAGCACCGCAGCTGACATGGCGGGCGATCGGCAGGCGACGTTGCGCGACGTCGCCACCGCCCACCGCCCGGTCGAATGGGGTCGCTGGCTGATCTGGGCATTCGTGCTCGTCGTCGCAGCCAATTTCGCCTGGATCGTCGCCTGGAACCCGAATTTCGGTTGGCCGGTCGTGGCCCAGTGGTTCACCGCCGAGTCGATCCTGCGCGGGCTCTACGTCACGCTCGGGCTGACGGTCGTCGCGATGGTGATCGGCGTCGCCATCGGGCTGCTGCTCGCGGTCGCCCGGCTCTCGGACGACCGGCTGCTGAGCGGCCTCGCCGGCCTCTACATCTGGTTCTTCCGCGGCACGCCGCTGCTGGTGCAGCTCATCTTCTGGTACAATCTCTCGACGCTCTTTCCCGAAATCTCGATCTCCATCCCCTTCGGCCCGACGCTGGTCAGCTGGCACACCAACGACCTGATCACGCCGATGACGGCGGCCATCGCCGGCCTCTCGCTGAACGAGGCGGCCTATATGGCCGAGATCATACGGGGCGGGCTGCTCTCGGTCGACAAGGGGCAGGTCGAAGCGACCGATGCCTTCGGCATGACGCGCTCGCGGGCACTGCGCCGGGTCATCATTCCCCAGGCGATGCGCTCGATCGTGCCGCCCACCGGCAACCAGCTCATCAGCATGATCAAGGCGACCTCGCTGGTCAGCGTCATCGCCATGGCCGACCTGCTTTATTCGGTGCAAGCCGTCTACAACCGCACCTTCGAGGTCATCCCGATGCTGATGGTCGCGGTGATCTGGTATCTCGCCATCACCTCGGTCCTGAACGTCGGCCAGGGCTTCATCGAGCGCTATTACGCCCGCGGCGAGCGCGGCTCGACCCAGGCGGCGCCCGTCGTCATCGCGGAGCCCACACCATGACCCGCAACGCCACCGAAGCGGGGGGCCTGCCGCTGGTCAGCGCCCGCAACGTCCACAAATCCTTCGGCTCCAACGAGGTGCTGAAGGGCATCGATCTCGATGTCGCATCCGGGGAGGTCGTCGTGATCCTCGGGCCTTCGGGCTCGGGCAAGTCGACCTTCCTGCGCTGCATCAACCATCTCGAAGCGATCGATCGCGGCTCGATCATGGTCGCGGGCGAGCAGATCGGCTACCGGCTCGCCGGCGAGCGGCTGATCAAGCTGTCGAACCGGGCGATCGCGGCGCAGCGCCGCCAGATCGGCATGGTCTTCCAGCAGTTCAACCTCTATCCGCACATGACGGCGCTGGAGAACATCATCGAGGCGCCGGTCGGCGTGCACCGGCACGGCCGCAAGGCCGCGACCGACTACGCGATGGAACTGCTGGGCCGCATCGGGCTGACCGAGAAGGCCAACGCCTATCCGCGCCAGCTGTCCGGCGGCCAGCAGCAGCGCGTCGCCATCGCTCGCGCGCTCGCCATCCGCCCGAGGCTGATGCTGTTCGACGAGCCGACTTCGGCGCTCGATCCCGAACTGGTCGGCGAGGTGCTGGCGACGATGCGCGATCTGGCCGTGCAGGGGCTGACGATGATCGTCGTCACCCATGAGATCGGCTTCGCGCGCGAGGCGGCCGATCGCGTCGTGTTCATGGATGGCGGGCTCGTGGTGGAGCAGGGGCGCCCGGAAGAGGTGCTGGCCAATCCACAGCATCCGCGGACCCGCCTCTTCCTCAGCCGCTTCATTCGCGAAGCGGCCTGAGCTTCGATCGGACGGCCCCGCCAGCTTCCAAAGGCCTGACGGGCCGACCGCGCGCCGCCTTCACATGCCTCCAAGATGGCGCGGCAGCCATAGCGCGAGGTCCGGCCAGGCGAGCAGCATGGCGATCAGCACGAAGGGCGCGACCAGGAAGGGCAGCACCCCGCGATACATCGCCCCCAGGCTGATCTCGGGCGCCTGGGTGCGGATGACGAAGAGGTTCATGCCGACCGGCGGATGGATCAGTCCGATCTCAACGACGATCACCAGGAGCACGCCGAACCAGATCGGATCGTAACCCGTCGACAGCACGAGCGGCAGCAGCACCGGCACCGTCACCAGCACCATGCCGATCCCTTCGAGGAAGCAGCCGAGGAAGACGTAGAAGGCGACGAGCAGCAGCATCACCGCAAGCGGCGGCAGGCCGACCGCATCGATGCTCCTGACCACGGACTGGGCCATGCCGGTCTGCACGACGAAATAGGAGAAGATCGTCGATCCCAGCACGATCAGGACGAGATTGGCGGTGATGCGCGTCGTCTCGGTGAAGGCGGTGGCGACGTCTCCGCGCTTGAAGCCGCCGCGCAGGAGCCCCAGCAGGAGGGCACCGAAGGCGCCGACCGCAGCCGCCTCGGTCGGGCTGAACCAGCCGAGATAGATGCCGCCGAAAGTGACCGCGAAAAGCAGCGCGACGTCCCAGATCGACAGCACCAGGCGGAAGGTCTGGGCCCGGCTCTCCGCCGGCAACTTCGGCGCCGCTCCGGGCCGCAGCCAGACCCAGAGCGCCACGGTCGCGAGGTAGAGGGCGGTGGGCAGAAGACCCGGGATCAGCGCTGCCGCAAACAGCTTGATGATCGAGAGCTGGGCGATGATGCCGTAGATCATCAGGATCAGCGAAGGCGGGATCAGGATGCCGAGCGTGCCGCCGGCGGCGACCACACCCGCCGCCAGCGCTGGCGAATATCCGGCCTTCAGCATCTGCGGAATCGAGATCCGGCTCATCGTCGCCGCCGTCGCCAGCGACGAGCCGCAGACGGCGCCGAAGGCCGCCGAGGCGCCGACCGCCGCCATGGCGAGCGAGCCGCGGATGCCGGCGAAGATGCCGTTGCTCGCGCGGAACAGATCGCCGGATAGGCCGGCCATCGTCGCGAGCGCGCCCATCAGCGTGAACAACGGCAGCACCGAGAGCGAATAAGCGGAAGATAATTCGAGCGGCACCGCGCCGAAGACGAGCCTGGCCTTGGCGAAGCCGTCGATGGCGGCATAGCCGACGAAGCCGACGAGGCCGAGCGCCACGGCGACCGGAATGCGGGCCAGGATCATGCCGACGAGCGTCGCCATGCCGAGGAGGCCAATGGTGGTCGTGCTCATGGCGTGGCCTCCTCCTGGCGATGCAGTGCGGCCGCTTTCGGCTTGTTCTCGCCCCGCGGAAACATCCTGACCTGCGTGATGACGCGGCCCAGGACGACGATCATGGAAACGATGAGGGCGACTTCGATCGTCAACAGGAGCGTCCAGATCGGCACCGGCAGATCGGGCTTCTGGTCGCCGAAGCGATAGGCGTCCATGAGCGGCTGCAGGAGCGTGGCGGCGAGCAGCCCGAGGAAGGCAAGCGTCGCGATCTCGCCGATCAGGATCAGCATCGCGAGCCCACGCGGCCCCGCCGCCGCGTCGAAGATGTCGACCTTGATCTGCTCGTCCCGTCGGAAGCAATCCGGCAGCGCCAGGAAGGCGACGAGAACCAGCGTGACCTCGACGAGATCGAGCGTGCCGTGGATCGGATGGTTGAAGGCGAGCCGCCCGCCGATGTCGAGCATCGTCCAGAGCAGCATCACGGCCAGCGCGATCGCTCCGCAAGCTGTCAGAAGACGCGCCGGATCGAAGCGATGGCCTGCGCCGCCGCCGGTCATTGCGCCCTGCCCACGGCTGCGCGCAGCCGCTCGTAGAAGTCGCGCGCCTTGGGGTTCTTCGCCTCGGCCTTCGGCAGGAAGGCTGCGGCGATGGGCTTGGTCTTCTCCTCGAAGGCGGCCCGTTCGGCGGGTGTCAGATCGACGATCTCGACATTGGCGGCGCGCAGATACTTCTCGCCGTCATCCTCGGCCGCGTCGTAGAGCGCGCCGATCTTGCGCGCGGCCTCCGGCCCCGTGGTTTCGTCGATGATCTTGCGCAGGTCTTCCGGCAGGGACTTGTAGCGCTCGGCATTCATGACCAGCGCGAAGGTGCCGGCGGACGCCTTCACCGGCGTGACCGACTTCATGCTCTCGGCCATCTGGAAGGACTTTGCCGCCTCGTAGTTGAACAGCATGCCGGTGATGGTGCCCTTGGCCAGCGCGTCTGAAAGCTCTGCCGGCGTGACGGCCGCCGGGCTGCCGCCCCAGGCCTCGATCATCGCGGACGCGATCGGCCCGTTGTGCCTGATGCGCAGGCCGCGCATCGCGGCAGGGTCGCGCACCGCCCCGCGGTTGAAGAACAGGCTCACCGTCGGCGTCGCGATGAAATAGAGCAGCTTCGTGCCTTCATGCTCGGCGGCGAGATCGGCGGCCATCCCGGTCACGATCGCGGAGGCTTCGGCAGTGCTGATCGCCTTGGAGGCGGCGCCTTCACCGCGATTGAAGATGTAGGGGATCTGGGTCAGCTCCGTCAGCGGGAAGCGCCCCGGCAGCGCACCGTGCAGGAAGAAGGCGATATCGGCGACGCCGGTGCGGGCGAGATCGTATTGCCGTGGCATCGGCCCCATCTGCGCGGCGGGGAAGATCGTCAGCTTGAGCCGCCCGCCCGAGCGCTTGGCAAGATCGTCGCCCCACTCTTCGAGCTTCTTGTGAAGCTGGTGGTTGGGAGGCAGGTAATGCGAGACCTTGAGCTCGATGGTCTGCGCGAGCGCACCTGCCGCTGAGAGAGACAGGCCGAACAGGGCGCCCAGCAAGGCGCCCGCCATTCCTCGTATCATCGTTTCCTCCCCGATTGTTTTGTCGTTGGTCTTCTATGCGGCCGTGGCAGATACCGGTGCGACCGCTCCCTTTTCGATGGCCCCGGTGACGCGTGCGAGCAGTTCCGCCGCATCCGCCGGCAGGGCGTCGCTGCGCCAGGCGACGTGCTGGTCCGGCCGGATCAGCGCGAACCGCGCAGCGTAACGCGCAGGCAAGCGCCGGTCCCCCGGAGCGAGAACCGTCAGCGGGATTCCGAGGTGCTCGGCCACTGCTGCGAAGCCTGCCGCCTGCTGCGTCTCGCCCGCCGTGACGAGCAGCGTGAAGCCGGAGCCGAAATTGTCGTAGAGCGACGAGCCGTCGTTCAGCCACAGATGCGGCGCGAGGCAGCCGGGATGGGCCGAGGGCACATAGAGCATGAAATGCTCCGGCGGCGGCTCGCTGCCATCCGGTACGATGACCGGCGAATCCGCGTAACGCGAGCCCAGCACGATGCCGAGCGTCCTGAATTCGCGCAGCTTGGTCGCCTCGATGATCTCGCCGACCTCGCGGCGCGTCGCCTCGCCGAGCGGCCCGGGATCTTCCAGCCCCGGCCGGACGAGCTGATTGCCGAGCACGCCGTAATTGATCACCGCTTCCGCGATGGTGCGTTCATGCACCTGGCGCCGCTCCGCCTCGTAGCTCGCCAGCAGTTCAGGCCCGCCCCAGCCCTGGAGCGCGGCGGCGAGCTTCCAGCCGAGATCGACCGCATCGCCGATGCCCATGTTCATGCCGAAGCCGCCGAAGGGCGGGTGGAGATGGCAGGCGTCGCCAGCGAGGAAGACGCGCCCCTCCTCGTAACGATCGGCAACCAGCTTGTGCGCGACCCAGGGGTCCTTGCCGACGATCTCGATCTCGAGGTCGTGCAGGCCGGTGCCCTGGCGGATCAGGGCGACGGGGTCGACGCTCGCCGGATCGATGTCGTTGGCGAGCTTGGTGACCATGAAGAACCACAGGCCCTGCCCATCCATCGGCCCGAGCAGCGAGGGCAGCTCCTCGTTGATCATCCAGTACATGATCGCCTCGCCGTGCGCATGGCAGCTGGCGAGGTCGGGAGCGCGGAAGATGATGTTGTAGTTGCGCGAATAGGCCCTGTCGCCGGTCATCGTCGCGCCGATGGCGTCGCGCACCAGGCTGCGCGCGCCGTCGGCGCCGATGAGGTAGGCGCTCCTGACCTGCTCGACCTTGCCCGTCGAAAGGTCCTTGAGTTCACTGGTGACGCCGCCGCCATCCTGCTTGAAGGAGGCGAGTTCGGTGCTGAAGCTGATGCTCACGCCCGGCAGCGAGGCCGCATGCTCGCGCAGCACCTCCTCCAGCACATATTGCGGCACCCACTGGGCGGATTCCGAATAGAGGTCGTTGCGCGCCGGGCTGCCGTTCAGCGCGTTCTCGAAGCGCGCGAGCCTGGGCCCGGTCATCCGCGTGGCGAAGACGACGTTGGAGGGATAGTCGCGCGGGATCGGCGAGACCTCGCGCAGCCTGTCGGCGATGCCCCAGCGGCGCAGATGCTCGCGGGTGCGGACATTCGTCGTCTTTGCGCGCGGCGCGTAGCCGACCCGGTCGTTGCGCTCCACCACGAGGCAGCGCACGCCGCGGCTGCCGAGTTCGATGGCGGCGGCTAGCCCCACAGGGCCGGCGCCGGCGATCAGCACGTCGATCTCGTTGCCGCTGTCCTTCACCGCATGTCCCCTTCCGTCTTGCTCAACGATGCCCGCCCGGTCACGCGGCGGTCTGTGCGGCTGCTTCCTGAGCAATGGGATTGACCAGCAGGCCGATGCCCTCGACCTCGACCTCGCAGACATCGCCGGGCTTCATGAAGAGCGGCGGCTTGCGCGCACCGCCGACGCCGGCAGGCGTGCCGGTGACGATGACATCGCCCGGTTCCAGCGTGATCGCCTCGCTGATGATCGCGATCAGGCTCGCGACATCGAAGACCATGGTGTCGGTCGAGGCGCTTTGGACGGTCTGGCCGTTGAGGCGGGTTTCGAGCTTCAGCCCCTTCGCGCCCGGAGGCAGTTCGTCCGCAGTGACCAGCGCCGGGCCGAAGGCGCCGGTGCCGTCGAAATTCTTGCCGACCGTCCATTGCGGCGACTTGAACTGGTACTCGCGCACCGAGCCTTCGTTGAAGACGGCGTAGCCGGCGACGAGATCGAGCGCGGCGGCCTTCGGCACATGCTTGCCGTGCCGGCCGATCACCGCCGCGATCTCGCCCTCATAGTCGAGCTGGTCCGAGAGGTTCGGCCGGATCATCGGCGCCCGATGACCGATCAGCGTCGTCGAGAAGCGGCCGAAGAGCGTCGGATAGTCCGGCTGCTTGAAGCCGCTCTCCGCCGAATGATCGGCATAGTTCAGGCCGACGCAGATGATCTTGCCCGGACGCGGCAACACCGGCAGGAAGGTCGCCCGCTCCGGGTCGAGCACTGCAGAGGCCGGGGCCTTGTCGAGCGCGGCGGCGACGGCGGCCCGTGCCGCAGGCCCGCCCTCGATGAAGGCGAGCATGCTTTCCGGCAGGCCGGTGCCGACCGCCGAGAGATCGACGAGATCCTGGCCGCGATAGGCCGCCAGCCGGGCCTTGCCGTTGCGGGAGATGGTGGCGAGACGCATTGAAGGCACTCCTTCGGATTGAGCTCAGGTGCCAGCTATCCAGCCGGCTCCGATCGATGTCAGGCTTGGCCGAACAGCACGGACAGGCGCCGCTCCGCGAAGCGCCATTCCCCATCCGGCTCCTTGCGGTAGCGGTCGGCGTATTCGCAGATCAGGAAGGGCGTGGCCGAGCCCGGCCCGGCGCCGTCATGGCGATAGAGCGTCAGCACGACGAAGCCGCGCGCGGTGTCGGGCGAAACGGCCTCGATCAGGATGTTGCTCTGGACGTGCCGCGAGCGCCTCTCGCGCATGGCCGCGCGCTCCGCGCCCCAGGCGGCGATGGCCGCGCGCCCGACCTTGTCGGGGCCGACGCCATAGAGCGCGGCATCCGTGGTGAACAGCTCGCCGATGCGATCCGACTCGCCATGGTCGATCAGCCAGGCATGGCGCTGGATCAGATCCTCGATCGCCGCGCGATCCTCAGGGTTCAGTCGGGCTGTCATCGCTGACGAACCTCCGCCTTGCCGTCAAATCGGCAGGCCGAGATCGGGCGGCGCACCGGCCGGTTCGTAGTCCCCCTTGCGCATGCCCGTGTGCAGCGCTTCGAAGCCGGCCCCGCCCTTATGGGCTTGGTAGACGCGTTCGGGGTCGAAGAAAGTCCCGATCGGGTTTTCCCTGAAATCCGGCGACGTTCGCATCCATTCGCTGGATTGCGCCCAGTCGCCATAGCTGTCGCATTGCAGCTCGACGAAATTGCCCTCGGGATCGCGATAGTAGATCGAGATCGTCATGCCGTGGTCGAGGCAGAAGGCCGGCAGGATGCCCTCGTCACGCAGCCGGGCATAGGACGACATCAGGTCGGCGAAGCTCTCATATTCGAACGCGCTGTGGTGCATGCCGTTATGGCTGCGCTTGTCGGGATCGTCGCCGAGACCCGGCGCTGACAGAAAGGCTACGCGGTGATTGGCTGCGTCATTGGTCGTCCAGGCATTGTTCGCATCCTGGAAATTCGGCGTGGAGCCGACCACCCGGCCGTACCAAGCGACCATCTCCGCGAGGCGGCTGGTCTTGAACGTGACGTGATGGAAGGCGGGCTTGATGATGTCCATTGCGTTCCTCCTGCGGCGCCATTCTTCCCGTGAGGGCGCGGCGCCTGCGTTTTCGGTGGAACAGAGCTAGCGGACGGGCATATACCTGAATAGATGACAATAATGCCGGAGCGATAGCAGTTTGATATCGCTTCGGTGCGCTCGGCGGGAGGCCGGATCATGAAGCTTCATCACTTCGAGGAAGTCGTCGCGATCGCCGAGCGTGGCAGTGTCAGGGCGGCCTCCCGCCATTTGCGGATCGCGCAGCCCGCGCTGACGCGCAGCCTCGCCATGCTCGAGCGTGAATTGGGGGCGCCATTGTTTGAGCGGCGCGCCCGCGGCGTCGTCTGCACGCCCTTCGGCCAGGCCTTCATCGCCCGTGCTCGCTCGATCCTGTCGGAGATTCGCCGCACGCGCGAGGAGATGGAGCAGCTGCGCGGAGCCGGCACGGGCACCGTGACGGTCGGCCTTTCGATCGCTGCGCATCTCGCGCTGCTGCCGTCGAGCCTGCGGCCCTTCCGGGCGCGCTACCCGAACATCAAGCTGCATATCATCGAGGGCTTCTATCCCACCCTCGAAACGCGACTGCGGGACGGCTCGGTCGATTTCTACATCGGCCCGGAGGGCGGGGCGCAGGCCGTGCCTGAACTCAGCCTCGAAGTGCTCTTCCAGAACCGCCGCGTCGTGCTCTGCCGGGCAGGGCATCCGCTCGCGGGCGCGACGTCGTTGCGCGACCTCGTCGGACAGGACTGGGTCACGACGTCGATCACGGCGGATGACAGCGCCGAGATCAACGCATTCTTCGCGGGCCACGAGCTGCCGGCGCCGCATCTGGCGGTGCGTAGCCAGTCCGCGCTCACCTTGCTGACATGCCTCGCCAATAGCGACCTGCTGGCGATGGTGCCGAGCCAGTGGCAGGATTTCGAGATGACCGGGCAAGCCCTGACCACGATCAAGATCGTGGAGGAGCTGACCGCGCCGGCGCTCGTTGTCGTGCGCCGGGCCGATCTGCCGTTGACGCCGGCGGCGCTTTATCTTCTCGATCTGATGCGGCGGGCGAAGTCGCGGCTCGCAACGCCCGGTAGCCGCCCTCCGCCGGAACCCCAACTGCAGAACGTCGTGACGGCCGGCGGTAAGGCGACGCCGGCCGGTCGTTCTAAAGCCGGATCCGATCAGGTTGAATCAATCTGATCGAATTCGGCTGTAACTCCATGATGCAACTTGTTTTCCGGCTTCAGCGCTTGAGAGCCGGGCAGGCGCTTTCGCTCAACGGCCGGAACGCCTGGTCGCCCGGAATGGTCGCGAGGACATCGTAGAGATCCCACTCGCTTTTCGACTCCGAGGGCTGCTTGGCGCGGAA
Above is a genomic segment from Bosea sp. NBC_00550 containing:
- a CDS encoding amino acid ABC transporter permease, whose amino-acid sequence is MSTAADMAGDRQATLRDVATAHRPVEWGRWLIWAFVLVVAANFAWIVAWNPNFGWPVVAQWFTAESILRGLYVTLGLTVVAMVIGVAIGLLLAVARLSDDRLLSGLAGLYIWFFRGTPLLVQLIFWYNLSTLFPEISISIPFGPTLVSWHTNDLITPMTAAIAGLSLNEAAYMAEIIRGGLLSVDKGQVEATDAFGMTRSRALRRVIIPQAMRSIVPPTGNQLISMIKATSLVSVIAMADLLYSVQAVYNRTFEVIPMLMVAVIWYLAITSVLNVGQGFIERYYARGERGSTQAAPVVIAEPTP
- a CDS encoding aminotransferase-like domain-containing protein; this translates as MNSETDATWLASRLAQRTARGLALEVSGLIRSGALPVGLRLPTVRDLAFRLGVSPGTISEAWSELKRQKIVSGRGRGGAWVSGDSATPRPSRMGSVAHFAPDVLDLSFAIPDAGLLPPLREALAHAAGAENLNSYERTPILPALRGAVLPQWPYAPDAFLATNGGYNAVYSVLHATVLPGACVAIEDPTAMRLLDIIEDLGAEILPIGCDAEGPLPDQLAAALARRPAAFIFQPRTHSVTGRHVSAGRLQELAAVLAGSETLVIEDDGVGDVSVRPPISLGTTMPERVVHIRSFSKSLGPDLRIAVLSAPTNIIRQIQSYRSFSSGWTSRLLQAATAWLIEDAATAQHVAKARAIYAERRRTLLAGLAEHGVAMPETDGLCIWIPVESEQYALVTLAAHGIAVLPGSKCSLRPTEHVRLATAILADGHERVAAAVARAARRSD
- a CDS encoding ABC transporter substrate-binding protein is translated as MQGAAQAQDQSIQIPKQKVDESLRAKLPETIRSAGKMISVNNGSFPPYEIVTDTNKMIGASADLADALGELFGVKIEHATVNGLASALSGIAAGRFQFAMGPIGDFKTRQEANDFVDYVREFVIFAVQKGNPKGITSLEDSCGKKIAVMSAGSAEKVIKAQAEKCAAEGKPALEVMSFTDQPTSILSVRSRRSDAFFSSQAPLSYFVQQAKGDLELAAIGKANGFQDLFQGAVVPKGSPLGAALLDGIKALKANGTYAAIFKKWGLENNMIDEPGINRSTN
- a CDS encoding amino acid ABC transporter ATP-binding protein codes for the protein MTRNATEAGGLPLVSARNVHKSFGSNEVLKGIDLDVASGEVVVILGPSGSGKSTFLRCINHLEAIDRGSIMVAGEQIGYRLAGERLIKLSNRAIAAQRRQIGMVFQQFNLYPHMTALENIIEAPVGVHRHGRKAATDYAMELLGRIGLTEKANAYPRQLSGGQQQRVAIARALAIRPRLMLFDEPTSALDPELVGEVLATMRDLAVQGLTMIVVTHEIGFAREAADRVVFMDGGLVVEQGRPEEVLANPQHPRTRLFLSRFIREAA
- a CDS encoding nitrate ABC transporter substrate-binding protein; its protein translation is MKPVIRLALRDWDFITPLLLGDLVPEKFELKIERLAALPDDFASDPRFDASEISFSRYTTGKARGETGVFGIPNFIMRGFRHRCVVTTAASPLKRFEDLRGKRIGIAGWQDSGNTWTRAALAESGVGIEDAFWAVSRLGADHPITDRVGRYARPGRIEPLPGQPPLLDLLTAGEIDAVLMPFMPKGFFSPGSPFRALLPDIRAAEKGYFDKVGYVPGMHIIGLKPEIVARDPWLPQALSDLLDESQRVWLEKRRRYADTTPWLIDELVRSGHDLPADWNASGLGPNRVMIAAFLDQLRIQELAETDLTPETLFPAAGELAEPARVA